A region from the Nodosilinea sp. FACHB-141 genome encodes:
- the mtnA gene encoding S-methyl-5-thioribose-1-phosphate isomerase, which yields MKINGEPTRSIRLHPDNPRVVQVIDQRQLPHQLTWMDLSSVDEAAYAIKDMVVRGAPLIGATAAMGMYLAALDAVSEPDFRDVLTRAANALGQTRPTAVNLHWALTSQMKALQQATTASEAVNCLRQNAEAILDADEEQCRQIGLHGVQLIEDIYARTGQTVNILTHCNAGWLACVDWGTATSPIYQAHDRGLPIHVWVDETRPRNQGAKLTAWELGQHGVPHTVIPDNAGGHLMQHGMVDLAIVGTDRTTRQGDVANKIGTYLKALAAHDNGVPFYVALPSSTIDWTLRDGVKEIPIEQRSQDEVKYIDGLSPHGVTSVLICPESSPAANYAFDVTPARLVTGLITERGICPASEAGLLSLFPEAA from the coding sequence GTGAAAATTAACGGCGAGCCAACAAGAAGCATTCGTTTACACCCAGACAATCCTCGCGTTGTGCAGGTGATTGACCAGCGCCAGCTGCCCCACCAGCTCACCTGGATGGACCTGAGCTCGGTGGATGAGGCGGCCTATGCCATCAAAGATATGGTGGTACGCGGTGCTCCGCTAATTGGGGCCACCGCCGCTATGGGCATGTATTTGGCGGCCCTTGATGCGGTTTCTGAGCCAGACTTTCGCGACGTTTTGACCCGGGCCGCCAACGCTCTGGGCCAAACCCGCCCCACGGCAGTCAATCTGCATTGGGCGCTGACCTCCCAAATGAAGGCCCTACAACAGGCGACAACGGCCTCAGAAGCAGTCAATTGCCTGCGGCAGAACGCTGAGGCCATCCTCGATGCCGACGAAGAACAGTGCCGCCAGATCGGGCTCCACGGGGTGCAGCTGATCGAAGATATCTACGCTCGCACTGGGCAAACCGTCAATATTTTGACCCACTGCAACGCTGGCTGGCTGGCCTGTGTTGACTGGGGCACCGCCACCTCGCCCATCTACCAGGCCCACGATCGCGGCCTGCCCATTCACGTTTGGGTCGATGAAACCCGCCCCCGCAACCAGGGGGCCAAGCTCACCGCCTGGGAACTGGGACAGCATGGCGTGCCTCACACGGTAATTCCTGACAATGCCGGGGGCCACCTGATGCAGCACGGCATGGTAGATCTGGCGATCGTGGGCACCGATCGCACCACCCGCCAGGGCGATGTCGCCAACAAAATTGGTACCTACCTCAAGGCCTTAGCTGCCCACGACAACGGCGTACCTTTCTACGTGGCCCTGCCCTCCTCCACTATCGACTGGACCCTGCGCGACGGGGTGAAAGAGATTCCCATTGAGCAGCGCAGCCAGGACGAAGTGAAGTACATCGATGGGCTGTCTCCCCACGGGGTCACCTCGGTGCTGATCTGCCCCGAATCTTCCCCCGCCGCTAACTACGCCTTTGATGTCACCCCCGCCCGCCTAGTGACGGGCTTGATCACCGAACGGGGCATTTGCCCCGCCTCAGAGGCCGGGCTGCTGAGCCTGTTTCCAGAGGCGGCCTAG
- a CDS encoding class II aldolase/adducin family protein, protein MPRLRGRAAEPVSRGGLAAIAMIPDEGVIKYVGHWTPGAPLDTAELAELMAWRDRMWQAQQIGLYPNGIGYGNISLRRSPRSFAVSGTQTGHLAQTTTHHYTLVDSWDIDRNALHCTGPIQASSESLTHAALYDYSSAIQAIIHVHNRPLWQRGQGVLPTTAASVPYGTPAMAYEMRRLLDHDDLMQTRILIMAGHEEGVLVFGPTLETAAQVLHQHIDN, encoded by the coding sequence TTGCCCCGCCTCAGAGGCCGGGCTGCTGAGCCTGTTTCCAGAGGCGGCCTAGCGGCGATCGCCATGATTCCCGACGAAGGTGTAATCAAGTACGTCGGCCACTGGACACCTGGCGCGCCGCTGGACACGGCTGAGCTAGCAGAGTTGATGGCGTGGCGCGATCGCATGTGGCAGGCACAGCAAATTGGGCTATACCCTAACGGTATTGGCTACGGCAATATCAGCCTCCGGCGATCGCCCCGCAGTTTTGCCGTCTCGGGCACCCAAACCGGGCACCTGGCCCAAACCACGACTCACCACTACACCCTGGTCGACTCCTGGGATATCGATCGCAACGCCCTCCACTGCACTGGGCCGATCCAAGCTTCCTCAGAATCGCTTACCCACGCGGCCCTATACGACTACAGCAGCGCTATTCAAGCAATTATTCACGTGCACAATCGCCCGCTGTGGCAGCGTGGCCAGGGGGTGCTGCCCACCACCGCCGCCAGCGTTCCCTACGGCACCCCAGCGATGGCCTACGAAATGAGGCGGCTGTTGGATCATGATGACCTGATGCAAACCCGCATTTTGATCATGGCGGGACACGAGGAGGGGGTCTTGGTGTTTGGCCCCACCCTAGAGACTGCGGCTCAGGTGCTGCACCAGCATATAGACAACTAG
- a CDS encoding adenylate/guanylate cyclase domain-containing protein, with amino-acid sequence MSSQSKLIVAKLRRKNRRLGLFLSLGTLGVLGLLYLISAAFVTQSLGRLETVTVRQDVRRAIDGVDRELRGLLVSTCDYARWDEFYAYMTTSDRTFERENFASSSHFTNLLNVDVLAAVLPDGQMRYGQQLSQQGIAPTPLPTSVKTYLQNWAQQQSIAQTQDTQTGWLASESGPMLLTICSVTNSAETAPPQGGFAMGRVLSRSQIQRLEQQLQVQMKLVDLNGSLSPSEAEIRDRLIRQPKIGDSALPDDAIAVVPITGDRIAGYARIDDINGTPLALLRVELNRDLHQQGWLASQLLGGVLLAAGVGFGLLGRWLLKQLMQESQRLARAEQALAHESVLRLANARYQEKAVELEITLKELNKEKERSEQLLINILPESIVQRLKENDTSIAEHFDEVTILFADIVNFTPIAARLQPFEVVELLNGIFSEFDDLVEEFGLEKIKTIGDAYMVAAGLPVPRTDHAEAIANMALAMQQRVADFRSKTGEAFQIRVGINTGTVVAGVIGTKKFIYDLWGDTVNVASRMESTGLAGGIQVTAATYNWLKDRYDFEVRGTVQVKGKGAMETYWLRGKQSTEEG; translated from the coding sequence GTGAGTAGTCAGAGCAAACTGATTGTGGCCAAGCTGCGGCGGAAGAATCGGCGGCTAGGCCTATTTCTGTCGCTGGGGACGCTCGGCGTGTTGGGACTGCTGTATTTGATTTCGGCGGCCTTCGTCACCCAGAGCCTGGGTCGGCTGGAGACCGTTACCGTTCGGCAGGATGTGCGTCGGGCCATTGATGGGGTTGACCGCGAACTCCGAGGGCTGTTGGTCAGCACCTGTGACTATGCTCGCTGGGACGAGTTTTATGCCTACATGACTACCAGCGATCGCACCTTTGAGCGCGAAAACTTTGCTTCCAGCAGCCACTTCACCAACCTGCTGAATGTCGATGTGCTGGCCGCCGTACTGCCTGACGGGCAGATGCGCTATGGGCAACAGCTCTCTCAACAGGGTATTGCGCCGACCCCGCTACCGACATCGGTGAAGACTTACCTGCAAAACTGGGCTCAGCAACAGAGCATTGCTCAGACCCAAGATACCCAGACCGGTTGGCTTGCCAGCGAGTCAGGCCCAATGCTGCTGACCATTTGTTCCGTCACCAACAGCGCCGAGACAGCTCCGCCCCAAGGGGGGTTTGCTATGGGCAGAGTACTCAGCCGTTCTCAGATTCAACGTCTGGAGCAGCAACTGCAAGTGCAGATGAAACTAGTGGATCTAAACGGCTCCCTCAGTCCCAGCGAGGCCGAGATCCGCGATCGCCTGATCCGCCAGCCCAAAATTGGTGACAGTGCCCTGCCCGACGATGCGATCGCAGTTGTCCCAATCACGGGCGATCGCATTGCTGGCTACGCCCGCATAGACGACATCAACGGCACCCCCCTAGCGTTGTTGCGGGTGGAGCTGAACCGCGACCTGCACCAACAGGGCTGGCTGGCCAGCCAGCTGCTGGGCGGGGTGTTGCTGGCGGCCGGGGTGGGGTTTGGCTTGCTGGGCCGGTGGCTGCTAAAACAACTCATGCAAGAAAGCCAGCGTCTGGCGCGGGCTGAGCAAGCCCTAGCCCACGAGAGCGTCCTGCGCCTGGCCAACGCCCGCTACCAGGAAAAGGCCGTGGAGCTAGAAATTACGCTGAAGGAGCTGAACAAAGAGAAAGAGCGCTCCGAGCAACTGTTGATCAACATCCTGCCCGAGTCGATTGTGCAGCGGCTGAAGGAGAACGACACTTCAATTGCTGAGCACTTTGACGAGGTCACAATTCTGTTCGCCGACATCGTCAACTTCACCCCCATCGCGGCCCGCCTGCAGCCCTTCGAGGTTGTAGAGCTGCTCAACGGCATCTTTTCCGAGTTCGACGACCTAGTAGAAGAATTTGGGTTGGAGAAGATCAAAACTATCGGTGATGCCTACATGGTGGCAGCGGGGTTGCCTGTGCCGCGCACCGACCACGCAGAGGCGATCGCCAATATGGCCCTGGCTATGCAGCAGCGGGTTGCCGACTTCCGCTCAAAGACAGGCGAGGCGTTTCAAATTCGTGTTGGCATCAACACTGGCACTGTGGTCGCCGGAGTGATTGGAACCAAGAAGTTTATCTACGACCTCTGGGGCGACACGGTTAACGTGGCCTCGCGGATGGAATCGACTGGATTAGCTGGCGGCATTCAGGTAACAGCAGCAACCTATAACTGGTTGAAAGACCGCTATGACTTTGAGGTGCGCGGCACAGTGCAGGTGAAGGGGAAAGGGGCAATGGAGACCTACTGGCTGCGGGGCAAACAGTCCACTGAAGAGGGATAG